From a single Methanomicrobium sp. W14 genomic region:
- the purQ gene encoding phosphoribosylformylglycinamidine synthase I, with translation MRFAVLQFGGSNCDRDAVHVLEDVCGVDTDLVWYKDGLKRDYEGVVIPGGFSYGDYLRAGAIAARTPVMKDLVRHSEKGGLILGICNGAQIGAEAGLIPGVFTINEYPKFVCRKVCLRVENNSSPFTSLYREGEVVKIPIAHKEGRFVAPADVLKHLEDEERVAFRFCDENGEVTPQSNPNGSAGNITGVLGKNDNVLLMMPHPERASEDILGSSDGKKIFDSMIKYAESM, from the coding sequence ATGAGGTTTGCTGTTCTTCAGTTTGGAGGGAGCAACTGCGACAGGGATGCAGTCCATGTTCTGGAGGACGTCTGCGGAGTGGACACCGATCTTGTCTGGTACAAGGACGGGCTGAAGAGGGATTACGAAGGAGTCGTTATTCCCGGGGGTTTTTCATACGGTGATTACCTCCGTGCGGGTGCAATCGCCGCGAGGACTCCTGTAATGAAGGACCTTGTCAGGCATTCTGAAAAGGGTGGTCTCATTCTTGGAATCTGTAACGGTGCCCAGATTGGCGCTGAAGCCGGTCTCATCCCCGGTGTATTTACAATAAACGAGTACCCAAAATTTGTCTGCAGAAAGGTATGCCTCAGAGTTGAGAACAATTCGTCGCCTTTTACCTCCCTTTATCGCGAGGGAGAGGTCGTAAAGATACCAATTGCACATAAAGAAGGAAGATTTGTCGCACCGGCCGACGTATTAAAGCATCTTGAAGATGAGGAAAGGGTTGCTTTTCGTTTCTGCGATGAGAACGGTGAAGTTACACCGCAGTCAAATCCTAACGGTTCGGCAGGCAATATTACCGGAGTCCTCGGAAAGAATGACAATGTCCTTCTGATGATGCCCCATCCCGAGAGGGCGTCTGAAGATATTCTGGGTTCATCTGACGGTAAGAAAATTTTTGATTCGATGATAAAATATGCCGAGTCCATGTAG
- a CDS encoding ferredoxin-thioredoxin reductase catalytic domain-containing protein gives MTADTTHEDDLKELSEDIKAWAKGYAEENNWKLNPDEKQLSSVLKGLARNKVRLGERYCPCRLRSGDPEKDKEIICPCIYHKDEIKDDGNCHCRLFFK, from the coding sequence ATGACAGCAGATACCACACATGAAGACGATTTAAAGGAACTTTCTGAAGATATAAAGGCATGGGCAAAAGGTTATGCCGAAGAAAACAACTGGAAACTGAACCCTGATGAAAAGCAGCTTTCATCCGTATTAAAAGGTCTTGCAAGAAACAAGGTCAGGTTGGGCGAGAGGTACTGCCCGTGCAGGCTGCGTTCCGGTGACCCCGAAAAGGACAAAGAGATTATATGCCCGTGCATATACCACAAAGACGAGATAAAAGACGACGGCAACTGCCACTGCCGTCTCTTCTTCAAATAA
- the cofC gene encoding 2-phospho-L-lactate guanylyltransferase, which yields MVNAVIPFRPTNPKTRLSCILSREEREQFAMSMLEDVVFAISRAGCSPVILSTTEMNFPGAETVVMELGLNEALNMYLSDIRGPVLIFMSDIPLLTKELIKKIISTEKDCAMVPGRGGGTNSIFVRDPQKFHVDFYGASFVDHMNIAKEQGLTVEVIDSFRLSTDIDEKEDLVEIFLHSEGKSRKYLESLGISVSIEKGRVGVHRNPHEEAF from the coding sequence ATGGTTAATGCGGTAATTCCTTTTCGTCCTACAAACCCGAAGACCCGTCTTTCCTGTATTTTGAGCCGGGAAGAACGGGAGCAGTTCGCAATGTCAATGCTTGAGGATGTGGTTTTTGCGATATCCCGTGCAGGGTGCAGTCCGGTTATACTTTCGACAACTGAGATGAATTTTCCCGGAGCAGAGACGGTCGTGATGGAGCTTGGCTTAAACGAGGCCTTAAACATGTATCTTTCAGACATCAGAGGCCCTGTTCTTATATTCATGTCGGATATCCCTCTTCTTACAAAGGAGCTGATAAAAAAGATAATCTCAACAGAAAAAGACTGTGCAATGGTTCCAGGTCGCGGTGGCGGAACCAATTCTATTTTTGTCAGGGACCCGCAGAAGTTTCATGTGGACTTTTACGGTGCAAGCTTCGTTGATCATATGAATATAGCAAAAGAGCAGGGGCTTACAGTTGAAGTGATTGATTCGTTCCGTCTTTCAACAGATATTGACGAGAAAGAAGACCTTGTTGAGATATTCCTTCACAGCGAAGGAAAAAGCAGAAAGTACCTGGAAAGCCTTGGAATCTCAGTCTCTATTGAAAAGGGCAGGGTTGGAGTGCATCGCAACCCCCATGAAGAGGCATTCTGA
- the cofE gene encoding coenzyme F420-0:L-glutamate ligase has translation MESSFQVFGIKTKIITPGDDIPEIITDGAKQAGGIFDGDIIAVAESALATSENCIVDLSGITPSDKAYEYEKRYKIDARLAEVVMSESDSVKGGIPGFLLCMKNGTLLPNAGIDASNAPRGCVVTLPKDPDKSAKKIYEAILEKTGKKTGVLIIDSRTHAMRLGCSGVAIGCFGVCAITDERGKKDLFGHELEVTRRAIGDNISSAAELVMGESNECTPVAIIRGLSGYVSKKSCGVESIKPSECLFMGVAMHSNPALFNRD, from the coding sequence ATGGAAAGCTCTTTTCAGGTTTTTGGAATCAAGACAAAGATCATTACCCCGGGTGATGACATCCCTGAAATAATCACGGACGGGGCAAAACAGGCGGGAGGAATTTTTGACGGTGACATTATTGCCGTTGCCGAAAGTGCACTTGCAACATCCGAGAACTGCATCGTAGACCTTTCCGGAATCACCCCTTCCGACAAGGCTTACGAATATGAAAAACGCTATAAAATCGATGCGAGGCTTGCCGAGGTCGTAATGTCTGAAAGCGACTCCGTAAAAGGCGGAATTCCGGGGTTTCTCCTGTGTATGAAAAACGGCACTCTCCTCCCGAACGCCGGGATTGACGCTTCAAATGCACCCCGCGGATGTGTCGTGACACTCCCGAAGGACCCGGACAAAAGTGCAAAGAAAATATACGAAGCAATTCTGGAAAAAACAGGCAAAAAAACCGGTGTTCTTATTATAGATTCAAGAACCCATGCAATGCGCCTCGGGTGCTCCGGTGTTGCAATAGGGTGCTTCGGTGTTTGCGCAATAACGGATGAGAGAGGAAAAAAAGACCTTTTCGGACATGAACTTGAGGTCACAAGACGTGCAATAGGCGACAACATCTCTTCAGCGGCAGAACTTGTTATGGGAGAGTCAAATGAATGCACCCCTGTTGCAATCATAAGGGGGCTTTCCGGCTATGTCTCCAAAAAAAGCTGCGGTGTTGAGTCTATAAAGCCGTCAGAATGCCTCTTCATGGGGGTTGCGATGCACTCCAACCCTGCCCTTTTCAATAGAGACTGA
- the folP gene encoding dihydropteroate synthase: MQNCKINNIEVGSGQPVRLMGVINCSPESFFSGSYIPPGKTYKKACEMVENGADIIDVGARSTAPNSPDITVSEEIERLSATLKEFSGSGIPISVDTMYPKVLSACLRYDIHCINDITGFANKEFAKISGDSGLPAVLMATNEIPGDPKGFDAVYKTLEDVTKRAEKVGVSEYILDPAIGKWTEERTLEDDWEICRKFSGFLNLDRPVLAAVSRKTFIGDLVKAPPQGRLSGTLAVTYGLLEEGASIVRAHDVRDTKDLIKVFEKINRS; the protein is encoded by the coding sequence ATGCAGAACTGTAAAATAAACAATATTGAAGTGGGAAGCGGCCAGCCCGTAAGGCTTATGGGCGTTATCAACTGCAGCCCCGAATCCTTTTTTTCAGGCTCCTATATTCCCCCCGGCAAGACATACAAAAAAGCGTGCGAGATGGTCGAAAACGGCGCTGACATTATAGACGTCGGTGCAAGGAGCACTGCGCCCAACTCTCCGGATATAACAGTTTCAGAAGAGATTGAAAGACTTTCTGCGACACTTAAAGAGTTTTCAGGAAGCGGAATTCCTATATCCGTTGACACTATGTATCCAAAGGTCCTCTCCGCATGTTTAAGATATGACATTCACTGTATAAACGACATCACAGGATTTGCAAATAAGGAGTTTGCAAAGATTTCAGGAGACAGCGGCCTTCCGGCAGTTCTCATGGCAACCAATGAAATACCCGGAGACCCCAAAGGATTTGATGCTGTCTACAAAACACTTGAAGACGTAACAAAAAGAGCTGAAAAGGTTGGCGTTTCAGAGTACATTCTTGACCCTGCAATAGGCAAGTGGACGGAGGAGAGAACACTTGAAGACGACTGGGAGATTTGCAGAAAATTTTCAGGATTTCTTAACCTGGACAGACCTGTACTTGCCGCAGTTTCCAGGAAAACATTCATAGGTGATTTGGTTAAGGCCCCCCCGCAGGGAAGACTTTCAGGGACACTTGCCGTAACGTATGGTCTCCTGGAAGAAGGCGCATCAATCGTGCGTGCACATGATGTCCGCGATACAAAGGATTTAATCAAAGTATTTGAAAAGATAAACAGATCATAA
- the folD gene encoding bifunctional methylenetetrahydrofolate dehydrogenase/methenyltetrahydrofolate cyclohydrolase FolD: MIINGKEISEKRLAVLKDEISKSGLSPCLATIIVGEDPASQMYVRMKHKACGEVGIKSAGITLSSDLKTEEIISEVSKLNSDPSVHGILVQLPLPKHVDTRAVITAVSPDKDVDGFHPYNSGLLFSGRPDFVPCTPGGIMTLLKEYKIKTAGKKAVVAGRSVDVGRPMAALLLNADATVTICHSKTSNLEEEMKSADILVSAIGKAKFVGPDMVKKGAVVIDVGINRDENGKLCGDVDFEAVRDKVYAITPVPGGVGPMTIATLMENTFTSAKKHAEL, from the coding sequence ATGATTATAAACGGAAAAGAAATCTCTGAAAAGAGACTCGCGGTATTAAAGGATGAGATTTCAAAATCCGGCCTCTCACCATGCCTTGCAACCATCATCGTCGGTGAAGACCCGGCGTCACAGATGTATGTAAGAATGAAGCACAAGGCCTGTGGTGAGGTCGGCATCAAATCGGCCGGAATTACACTCTCCTCAGACCTTAAAACCGAAGAAATAATTTCCGAGGTCTCAAAGCTGAACTCCGACCCGTCAGTTCATGGAATACTTGTCCAGCTCCCGCTCCCGAAGCATGTGGATACAAGAGCTGTAATAACTGCGGTTTCTCCGGACAAGGACGTTGACGGTTTTCACCCTTACAACTCGGGACTTCTGTTCAGCGGAAGGCCTGATTTCGTCCCATGCACACCCGGAGGAATCATGACTCTTCTGAAAGAGTACAAAATCAAAACGGCAGGGAAGAAAGCTGTTGTTGCAGGAAGATCGGTTGACGTAGGAAGGCCAATGGCTGCACTTTTGTTAAACGCAGATGCAACGGTCACAATATGCCATTCGAAGACCTCAAACCTTGAAGAAGAGATGAAGTCAGCCGATATTCTTGTCAGTGCAATAGGAAAGGCAAAATTTGTCGGTCCTGACATGGTGAAAAAAGGTGCCGTTGTAATAGATGTCGGTATAAACAGGGATGAAAACGGAAAACTCTGCGGGGACGTCGATTTTGAAGCAGTTAGGGACAAAGTGTATGCAATAACTCCTGTCCCGGGAGGAGTAGGACCTATGACAATTGCAACGCTTATGGAAAACACCTTTACTTCGGCAAAGAAGCATGCAGAACTGTAA
- the glyA gene encoding serine hydroxymethyltransferase — protein sequence MSYLADSDPEVYNIIEKERLRQVNGLELIASENVVSKAVLEAVGSIMTNKYAEGYPGKRYYGGCEFHDMVENLARNRLCKLFGAEHANVQAVSGSQANQAVYFAFMKHNDKMMSQDLSQGGHLSHGSPVNITGKWYSVSHYGVDKETEMLDYAQIAEQARKEKPKMIVCGASAYPRIIDFKAFKEIAEDAGAYCMADIAHIAGLVAAGQHPTSVGVVDITTTTTHKTLRGPRGGAIMCSEEYAKDIDKSVFPGMQGGPLMHVIAGKAVCFREALTPSFKEYAKQIIKNSRALAKVLMDEGFDLVSGGTDNHLMLLDLTNVGTNGDHMTGLEAETVLGQAGITVNKNTIPREKLSPFVTSGLRIGTPAVTSRGMKEKEMEQIGAWISRVLKDVSKNKDSKTEIAQVKKEVTEFAGKFPLYPEVS from the coding sequence ATGTCTTATCTGGCCGATTCTGACCCGGAAGTCTATAATATTATAGAGAAAGAGCGCCTCCGTCAGGTTAACGGACTGGAGCTCATAGCTTCGGAAAATGTAGTTAGCAAAGCCGTTCTGGAAGCCGTTGGCTCCATAATGACAAACAAATACGCCGAGGGATACCCCGGAAAAAGGTATTATGGCGGCTGTGAATTCCATGATATGGTCGAAAACCTTGCAAGAAACCGTCTCTGTAAACTCTTCGGTGCAGAGCATGCTAACGTCCAGGCAGTTTCAGGAAGCCAGGCAAACCAGGCCGTATACTTCGCTTTCATGAAACACAATGACAAGATGATGAGCCAGGACCTCTCGCAGGGTGGTCATCTCTCGCACGGGTCACCTGTGAACATTACAGGAAAATGGTATTCAGTCTCCCACTATGGTGTCGACAAGGAGACAGAGATGCTTGATTATGCACAGATCGCCGAACAGGCAAGAAAAGAGAAGCCAAAGATGATTGTCTGCGGCGCAAGTGCATACCCGCGCATCATTGACTTCAAGGCGTTCAAGGAAATTGCAGAGGATGCCGGCGCATACTGTATGGCGGATATCGCACACATCGCAGGCCTTGTCGCAGCAGGACAGCACCCCACATCAGTGGGTGTTGTAGACATCACAACAACGACCACACACAAGACACTCAGAGGCCCCCGCGGGGGAGCAATCATGTGCTCAGAGGAATATGCAAAGGATATCGACAAATCAGTGTTTCCGGGAATGCAGGGCGGACCTCTCATGCACGTCATCGCCGGAAAGGCCGTATGCTTCAGAGAGGCGCTTACACCGTCATTTAAGGAATACGCAAAACAGATAATCAAAAACTCGCGGGCTCTTGCAAAAGTGCTCATGGACGAAGGGTTTGACCTTGTATCCGGCGGAACTGACAACCACCTGATGCTTCTCGACCTTACAAATGTAGGCACAAATGGTGACCACATGACTGGCCTTGAGGCGGAAACAGTCCTCGGACAGGCTGGAATAACGGTCAACAAAAACACAATCCCGCGCGAAAAACTCAGTCCTTTCGTAACAAGCGGCCTTAGAATCGGAACTCCGGCCGTTACATCCCGCGGAATGAAAGAGAAGGAAATGGAACAGATAGGCGCCTGGATATCAAGAGTATTAAAAGACGTATCAAAAAACAAGGATTCAAAGACAGAAATTGCACAGGTCAAGAAGGAAGTAACTGAATTCGCTGGGAAATTCCCCCTTTATCCTGAAGTATCATGA